The proteins below are encoded in one region of Pseudomonas putida S13.1.2:
- a CDS encoding thiamine pyrophosphate-dependent dehydrogenase E1 component subunit alpha: protein MSNQLSTEQLLHAYEVMRTIRAFEERLHVEFATGEIPGFVHLYAGEEASAAGVMAHLRDSDCIASTHRGHGHCIAKGVDVYGMMAEIYGKKTGVCGGKGGSMHIADLEKGMLGANGIVGAGAPLVAGAALAAKLKGRDDVSVAFFGDGASNEGAVFEAMNMASIMNLPCIFVAENNGYAEATASNWSVACDHIADRAAGFGMPGVTIDGFDFFAVYEAAGAAIERARAGQGPSLIEVKLSRYYGHFEGDAQTYRAPDEVKNLRESRDCLMQFRNKTTRAGLLTAEQLDAIDARIEDLIEDAVRRAKSDPKPQPADLLTDVYVSYP, encoded by the coding sequence ATGTCCAATCAACTCAGTACCGAACAACTGCTGCATGCCTATGAAGTGATGCGCACCATCCGCGCCTTCGAAGAACGCCTGCACGTGGAATTCGCCACGGGCGAGATCCCCGGCTTCGTCCACCTGTACGCCGGCGAAGAAGCCTCAGCCGCCGGGGTAATGGCCCACCTGCGTGACAGCGATTGCATTGCCTCGACCCACCGCGGCCATGGCCACTGCATCGCCAAGGGGGTGGATGTGTACGGCATGATGGCCGAGATCTATGGCAAGAAAACCGGCGTGTGCGGCGGCAAAGGCGGCTCGATGCACATTGCCGACCTGGAAAAAGGCATGCTCGGTGCCAACGGCATCGTCGGCGCCGGTGCACCGCTGGTGGCCGGGGCGGCATTGGCAGCCAAACTCAAGGGCCGTGATGACGTGTCGGTGGCCTTCTTCGGCGATGGCGCTTCCAACGAAGGCGCCGTGTTCGAGGCCATGAACATGGCGTCGATCATGAACCTGCCGTGCATCTTCGTGGCCGAGAACAACGGCTACGCCGAGGCCACCGCCTCCAACTGGTCCGTCGCCTGCGACCACATTGCCGACCGCGCAGCCGGCTTCGGCATGCCGGGCGTCACCATCGACGGCTTCGACTTCTTTGCCGTGTACGAGGCCGCCGGGGCCGCCATCGAGCGTGCCCGTGCCGGGCAAGGGCCGTCGCTGATCGAGGTCAAGCTCAGCCGCTACTACGGCCACTTCGAAGGCGATGCGCAAACCTACCGCGCGCCGGATGAAGTGAAGAACCTGCGCGAATCCCGCGACTGCCTGATGCAGTTCCGTAACAAGACCACCCGCGCCGGCCTGCTCACTGCCGAGCAACTGGACGCCATCGACGCGCGCATCGAGGACCTGATCGAAGACGCCGTGCGCCGCGCCAAGTCCGATCCCAAGCCACAGCCCGCCGACCTGCTCACCGACGTCTACGTCAGCTACCCCTGA
- a CDS encoding sigma-54-dependent Fis family transcriptional regulator: MLAANSRAHVDCVSRVLKNADRLPQAPVPALILDSWRRSMELYRLDPGSQQGPRILSQSLLNECRERAELFLRIASDAVARLHERVRGADYCVLLTDAQGRTIDYRVEAAIRNDCRKAGLYLGTCWSEGEEGTCGVAAVLTSKAPVTVHKRDHFRAAFIGLTCTAAPVFDPQGELLGVVDVSALQSPDDRRSQHLIRQLVEQTAREIENAFFMHSAQGHWVMRAHGTPGYVESQPDYLLAWDADGRLQAINSLARQRLVQHLGRLPEHIGELFDMGQLRRVNTSSAQRLPGLGGLYGRVSAPQQRQRVQPLHQAQDARIEQHLRLATRVKDCNLAVLVQGETGSGKEVFARQLHQQSQRRDGPFVTLNCAAIPENLIESELFGYVAGAFTGASSKGMQGLLQQADGGTLFLDEIGDMPLNLQTRLLRVLAEGEVAPLGAARRERVDIQVICATHRDLAKMVAEGRFREDLYFRLANARFELPPLREREDRLGLIHQLLAEEAQACSVEVVLADAALQSLLLYRWPGNLRQLRQVLRYACAVSEGGQVQLQDLPPEVRGEAVVSSDSGVSCPARQLLLDALIRHRWKPADAARALGISRATLYRRVHEHHIEMPRMKG; this comes from the coding sequence ATGCTTGCCGCGAACTCCCGAGCCCATGTCGACTGCGTCAGCCGGGTGCTGAAGAACGCCGACCGCCTGCCACAGGCGCCGGTGCCAGCGCTGATCCTCGATTCATGGCGCCGTTCCATGGAGCTGTACCGCCTCGACCCCGGGTCCCAGCAGGGGCCGCGCATCCTGTCCCAAAGCCTGCTCAACGAATGCCGCGAACGCGCCGAGCTGTTTCTGCGCATCGCCAGCGATGCCGTGGCACGCCTGCACGAACGGGTGCGCGGCGCCGACTACTGCGTGCTGCTGACCGATGCCCAGGGGCGCACCATCGATTACCGGGTCGAAGCGGCCATCCGCAATGACTGCCGCAAGGCCGGGCTATACCTGGGCACCTGCTGGTCGGAGGGCGAGGAGGGCACCTGCGGGGTGGCTGCGGTGCTGACCAGCAAGGCCCCGGTCACGGTGCACAAGCGCGATCACTTCCGCGCGGCCTTCATCGGCCTGACCTGCACTGCAGCGCCGGTGTTCGACCCGCAGGGCGAGTTGCTGGGCGTGGTGGATGTTTCGGCTTTGCAATCGCCGGACGACCGCCGCAGCCAGCACCTGATCCGCCAGTTGGTCGAGCAGACTGCCCGTGAAATCGAAAACGCCTTCTTCATGCACAGTGCCCAAGGCCACTGGGTGATGCGCGCCCATGGCACACCGGGTTACGTCGAAAGCCAGCCCGACTACCTGCTGGCCTGGGATGCCGACGGCCGCTTGCAGGCCATCAACAGCCTGGCGCGGCAACGGCTGGTGCAGCACCTGGGGCGCTTGCCTGAGCACATTGGTGAACTGTTCGACATGGGCCAGCTACGGCGCGTCAACACGTCGTCCGCCCAGCGCCTGCCGGGCCTGGGCGGGCTGTATGGCCGCGTCAGCGCCCCGCAGCAGCGCCAGCGCGTGCAGCCCTTGCATCAGGCCCAGGACGCCCGCATCGAGCAGCATTTGCGGCTGGCCACGCGGGTCAAGGACTGCAACCTGGCGGTACTGGTACAAGGCGAGACAGGGTCAGGCAAAGAAGTGTTCGCCCGCCAGTTGCACCAGCAGAGCCAGCGCCGCGACGGCCCGTTTGTCACGCTGAACTGCGCCGCCATCCCGGAAAACCTGATCGAGAGCGAGCTGTTTGGCTATGTGGCTGGGGCCTTTACCGGGGCTAGCAGCAAAGGCATGCAGGGGCTGTTGCAGCAGGCCGATGGCGGCACGCTGTTCCTGGACGAAATCGGCGACATGCCGCTGAACCTGCAAACCCGCCTGCTGCGCGTGCTGGCGGAAGGCGAAGTGGCGCCGCTGGGGGCTGCACGGCGCGAGCGCGTGGACATTCAGGTGATCTGCGCCACTCACCGCGACTTGGCGAAGATGGTGGCGGAGGGCCGTTTTCGCGAGGACCTGTACTTCCGTCTGGCCAATGCCCGCTTCGAGCTGCCGCCGCTGCGTGAGCGCGAGGATCGCTTGGGGCTGATTCACCAACTGCTGGCCGAGGAGGCGCAAGCGTGTTCGGTGGAGGTGGTGTTGGCGGATGCTGCGTTGCAGTCGCTGCTGCTTTACCGCTGGCCGGGCAACCTGCGCCAACTGCGACAGGTGTTGCGCTATGCCTGTGCGGTGAGTGAAGGCGGGCAGGTGCAGTTGCAGGATTTGCCGCCGGAGGTGCGGGGCGAGGCAGTCGTTTCGAGTGACAGTGGCGTATCGTGCCCGGCCCGGCAGTTGTTGCTGGATGCACTGATCCGCCATCGCTGGAAGCCGGCCGATGCGGCGCGAGCGTTGGGTATTTCGCGGGCTACCTTGTATCGGCGTGTGCACGAGCACCACATCGAGATGCCGCGGATGAAGGGGTAG
- a CDS encoding C13 family peptidase: MRPLLPITLVLLLAACGDGESLLAPDARLPDGGRYRGQVVDGLLQGEGRIDYPNGSWYAGGFKDGQWHGQGEWHGQNGEVYRGQFAEGLFQGLGDLTTPGSHYSGTFKHGRRDGEGTLKQADQTYRGQFKDDLYEGAGELELADGSRYQGLFAKGKPNGAGVRSDASGNQFSGRFVNGQLQGGGTYDSVDGEQYIGEFKDNRLEGRGRYENADGDVWIGEFKDGSLMGEGELLGSDGSHYKGEFVDWRLSGRGSLQLADGSTYVGGFLNDAYHGHGQLTLPSGQVEGGTWANGVRVRDQKGTLLPDPLDLALLNQGRLLEESLARVPRSTPPIQLYSLVVAGDGQQSVFLREADYVSNMLKVRFGARGQVTLVNHRDHMATRPMATRENLTRAASTLAERSGPEDLVFIYFTSHGSQDHQLVLDQPRLQLADLSADELATALAPLKNRDKVIVISACYSGGYIAPLKDERTVIMTAARADRVSFGCSEEADFTYFGDALFAQALNQTDDLKQAFELARASVAEREQREGFEASEPQLWAPPAVLEHWQHLRRQQAEEALRNAAQANVGVQAKTPGSH; this comes from the coding sequence ATGCGTCCACTGCTCCCCATTACCCTGGTCCTGCTGCTCGCCGCCTGTGGCGATGGCGAATCGCTGCTTGCGCCGGACGCACGCCTGCCCGACGGGGGGCGTTACCGGGGGCAGGTGGTTGATGGCCTGCTGCAGGGCGAGGGCCGTATCGACTACCCCAATGGCAGCTGGTACGCCGGCGGCTTCAAGGATGGCCAGTGGCATGGCCAGGGCGAATGGCATGGCCAGAACGGCGAGGTTTACCGTGGCCAGTTCGCCGAGGGGCTGTTCCAGGGGCTGGGCGACCTGACCACCCCAGGCAGCCACTACAGTGGCACCTTCAAGCACGGCCGCCGCGACGGCGAAGGCACGCTCAAGCAAGCCGACCAGACCTACCGCGGCCAGTTCAAGGACGACCTGTACGAAGGCGCCGGCGAGCTGGAGCTGGCCGACGGCAGCCGCTACCAAGGCCTGTTCGCCAAGGGCAAGCCCAACGGCGCCGGGGTGCGCAGCGATGCCAGCGGCAACCAGTTCAGCGGGCGCTTCGTCAACGGCCAGCTGCAAGGCGGTGGTACTTACGACAGCGTCGACGGCGAGCAATACATCGGTGAGTTCAAGGACAACCGCCTGGAAGGCCGTGGCCGCTACGAAAACGCCGATGGCGATGTATGGATCGGCGAATTCAAGGACGGCTCGCTGATGGGTGAAGGCGAACTGCTAGGCAGCGACGGCAGCCACTACAAGGGCGAGTTCGTCGACTGGCGCCTTTCGGGCCGGGGCAGCCTGCAACTGGCCGACGGCAGCACCTACGTCGGCGGTTTCCTGAACGATGCCTACCATGGCCATGGGCAGCTGACCTTGCCCAGCGGCCAGGTCGAAGGTGGCACCTGGGCCAACGGTGTGCGCGTACGCGACCAGAAAGGCACGCTGCTGCCCGACCCACTGGACCTGGCCCTGCTCAACCAGGGCCGGCTGCTGGAAGAGTCGCTGGCCCGGGTACCGCGCTCAACGCCGCCCATCCAGCTGTACAGCCTGGTGGTGGCCGGCGATGGCCAGCAAAGCGTGTTCCTGCGCGAAGCCGACTACGTCAGCAACATGCTCAAGGTGCGCTTTGGCGCCCGCGGCCAGGTGACCCTGGTCAACCACCGTGACCACATGGCCACCCGCCCCATGGCCACCCGCGAGAACCTCACCCGTGCCGCCAGCACCCTGGCCGAACGCAGCGGCCCCGAAGACCTGGTGTTCATCTACTTCACCAGCCATGGCAGCCAGGACCACCAGTTGGTGCTCGACCAGCCGCGCCTGCAACTGGCCGACCTTTCTGCCGACGAACTGGCCACCGCCCTGGCGCCACTGAAGAACCGCGACAAGGTGATCGTCATATCGGCTTGCTATTCAGGGGGCTACATCGCCCCGCTCAAGGATGAGCGCACGGTGATCATGACTGCCGCTCGTGCCGACCGCGTGTCCTTCGGGTGCTCGGAAGAAGCCGACTTCACCTACTTTGGCGATGCGCTGTTCGCGCAAGCACTGAACCAGACCGACGACCTGAAACAGGCGTTTGAACTGGCCCGCGCCAGCGTTGCCGAAAGAGAACAAAGGGAAGGCTTCGAGGCTTCGGAGCCGCAGCTGTGGGCACCGCCAGCCGTACTTGAACACTGGCAGCACCTGCGCCGGCAACAGGCCGAAGAAGCATTGCGTAACGCCGCACAGGCCAACGTGGGGGTACAGGCAAAAACGCCTGGCAGCCACTAG
- the accC gene encoding acetyl-CoA carboxylase biotin carboxylase subunit translates to MSGKLEKVLIANRGEIALRILRACKELGIKTVAVHSTADRELMHLGLADESVCIGPASSKDSYLHIPAIIAAAEVTGATAIHPGYGFLAENADFAEQVEKSGFAFIGPKADTIRLMGDKVSAKDAMIKSGVPTVPGSDGPLPEDEEVALAIARDVGYPVIIKAAGGGGGRGMRVVHKEEDLISSAKLTRTEAGAAFGNPMVYLEKFLTNPRHVEVQVLSDGQGNAIHLGDRDCSLQRRHQKVLEEAPAPGIDEKARQEVFKRCVDACIEIGYRGAGTFEFLYENGSFYFIEMNTRVQVEHPVSEMVTGIDIVKEMLSIAAGNKLSYRQEDVVIRGHSLECRINAEDPKKFIPSPGKVKHFHAPGGNGVRVDSHLYSGYSVPPNYDSLIGKLITYGKDREEAMARMRNALDEIVVDGIKTNIPLHRDLVRDEGFCKGGVNIHYLEHKLANEH, encoded by the coding sequence ATGTCTGGGAAGCTCGAAAAAGTCCTGATCGCCAACCGTGGGGAAATTGCCCTGCGGATCCTGCGTGCCTGCAAAGAGCTGGGCATCAAAACCGTCGCTGTGCACTCCACCGCCGACCGTGAACTGATGCACCTGGGCCTGGCAGACGAGTCGGTCTGCATCGGCCCTGCATCGTCCAAGGATTCCTACCTGCATATCCCGGCAATCATCGCTGCCGCCGAAGTCACCGGCGCCACCGCGATTCACCCGGGCTACGGCTTCCTGGCAGAAAACGCCGACTTCGCCGAACAGGTCGAAAAATCCGGTTTCGCCTTCATCGGCCCTAAAGCCGACACCATTCGCCTGATGGGCGACAAGGTTTCGGCCAAGGACGCGATGATCAAGTCGGGCGTGCCGACCGTACCGGGCTCCGATGGCCCGCTGCCGGAAGACGAGGAAGTCGCCCTGGCGATTGCCCGTGACGTCGGCTACCCGGTGATCATCAAGGCCGCCGGTGGCGGTGGTGGTCGCGGCATGCGCGTGGTGCACAAGGAAGAGGACCTGATTTCCTCGGCCAAGCTCACCCGTACCGAAGCCGGTGCTGCCTTCGGCAACCCGATGGTCTACCTGGAGAAGTTCCTGACCAACCCACGCCACGTGGAAGTGCAGGTACTGTCCGACGGCCAGGGCAACGCCATCCACCTGGGCGACCGTGACTGCTCGCTGCAGCGCCGTCACCAGAAGGTCCTGGAAGAAGCACCAGCCCCGGGTATCGACGAGAAAGCCCGTCAGGAAGTGTTCAAGCGTTGCGTCGATGCGTGCATCGAGATCGGCTACCGTGGTGCCGGTACGTTCGAGTTCCTGTACGAGAACGGCAGCTTCTACTTCATCGAGATGAACACCCGCGTGCAGGTTGAGCACCCGGTGTCGGAGATGGTTACCGGTATCGACATCGTCAAGGAGATGCTGAGCATCGCCGCTGGCAACAAGCTGTCGTACCGCCAGGAAGACGTGGTGATCCGTGGCCACTCGCTGGAGTGCCGGATCAACGCCGAGGACCCGAAGAAGTTCATCCCGAGCCCAGGCAAGGTCAAGCACTTCCACGCCCCGGGCGGCAACGGCGTACGCGTCGATTCGCACCTGTACAGTGGTTATTCGGTTCCGCCGAACTACGACTCGCTGATCGGCAAGCTGATCACCTACGGCAAGGACCGCGAAGAAGCCATGGCGCGCATGCGCAATGCCCTGGACGAGATCGTCGTCGACGGCATCAAGACCAACATCCCGCTGCACCGCGACCTGGTGCGTGATGAAGGTTTCTGCAAAGGCGGCGTCAACATTCACTACCTCGAACACAAGCTGGCAAACGAGCATTGA
- a CDS encoding acetoin dehydrogenase dihydrolipoyllysine-residue acetyltransferase subunit, whose protein sequence is MSQIHTLTMPKWGLSMTEGRVDTWLKQEGDEITKGDEVLDVETDKISSSVEAPFSGVLRRQVAKPDETLPVGALLAVVVEGEAEEAEIDALVQRFQAEFVAEGGADQAQGPAPQKAEVGGRLLRWFELGEGGTPLVLVHGFGGDLNNWLFNHPALAAERRVIALDLPGHGESAKALQRGDLDELSETVLALLDHLDIAKAHLAGHSMGGAVSLNVARLAPQRVASLSLVASAGLGEAINGQYLQGFVAAANRNALKPQMVQLFADPALVTRQMLEDMLKFKRLEGVDDALRQLASAIADGDRQRHDLRGVLGQHPALVVWGGKDAIIPASHAEGLEAEVLVLPEAGHMVQMEAAEEVNRRMVEFLRGH, encoded by the coding sequence ATGAGCCAGATCCATACCCTGACCATGCCCAAGTGGGGCCTGTCGATGACCGAAGGCCGGGTGGACACCTGGCTCAAGCAGGAAGGTGACGAAATCACCAAGGGCGACGAGGTGCTGGACGTCGAGACCGACAAGATCAGCAGCAGCGTCGAAGCCCCGTTCAGTGGCGTGTTGCGCCGCCAGGTGGCCAAGCCGGATGAAACCCTGCCAGTGGGCGCGTTGCTGGCCGTGGTGGTGGAAGGCGAAGCCGAAGAAGCCGAAATCGATGCGCTGGTGCAGCGCTTCCAGGCCGAGTTCGTCGCCGAAGGGGGCGCCGATCAGGCCCAGGGGCCGGCCCCACAGAAGGCAGAGGTTGGCGGCCGCCTGCTGCGCTGGTTCGAGCTGGGGGAAGGCGGCACGCCGCTGGTGCTGGTGCACGGTTTTGGCGGCGACCTCAACAACTGGCTGTTCAACCACCCGGCGCTGGCTGCCGAACGCCGCGTGATCGCCCTGGACCTGCCGGGGCACGGCGAGTCGGCCAAGGCCCTGCAGCGGGGCGACCTGGATGAACTGAGCGAAACCGTGCTGGCCCTGCTCGACCACCTGGACATCGCCAAGGCCCACCTGGCGGGCCATTCCATGGGCGGCGCGGTAAGCCTCAACGTGGCACGCCTGGCGCCGCAACGGGTGGCAAGCCTCAGCCTGGTCGCCAGTGCCGGCCTGGGCGAAGCGATCAACGGGCAGTACCTGCAGGGCTTCGTCGCCGCCGCCAACCGCAACGCCCTCAAACCGCAGATGGTGCAATTGTTTGCCGACCCGGCGCTGGTCACCCGGCAAATGCTGGAGGACATGCTCAAGTTCAAGCGCCTGGAAGGTGTTGATGACGCCTTGCGCCAGCTGGCATCAGCCATTGCCGACGGCGACCGCCAGCGCCACGACCTGCGCGGGGTGCTGGGGCAGCATCCGGCGCTGGTGGTGTGGGGCGGCAAGGACGCGATCATCCCGGCCAGCCATGCCGAAGGCCTGGAGGCAGAAGTACTGGTGCTGCCCGAAGCTGGGCATATGGTGCAGATGGAGGCGGCTGAAGAGGTGAACCGGAGGATGGTGGAGTTTTTGCGGGGGCATTAA
- a CDS encoding ATP-NAD kinase family protein: MPLPAPTVGIIANPASGRDLRRLTANAGLYSSTDKASAIQRLLAAFGATGVGQVLLPSDMTGIAAAVLKASQGPGARDQHWPAIEILDLPLTQTVADTRLATRRMVERGVAMIAVLGGDGTHKAVAAEAGDIPLLTLSTGTNNAFPELREATSAGLAGGLLASGQVPASIGLRRNKRLLVKVPEQQLAEWALVEVAVSPQRFIGARALSRSEDLCEVFACFAEPHAIGLSALCGLWCPVSRQDPRGAWVRLNPGAEQALLAPLAPGLLQGCGITASGPLMPGVAHRLSLASGTLALDGEREIEFAEHDTPTITLDHQGPLSVDVEAVLAHAARHHLLAVPRGHRLHPANPR, encoded by the coding sequence ATGCCGCTACCCGCCCCAACCGTCGGGATCATTGCCAACCCTGCCTCTGGCCGCGACCTGCGCCGCCTGACCGCCAATGCCGGGCTCTATTCGAGCACCGACAAGGCCTCGGCGATCCAGCGCCTGCTGGCGGCCTTCGGTGCCACTGGCGTCGGACAGGTGCTGCTGCCCAGCGACATGACCGGCATAGCCGCCGCCGTGCTCAAGGCCAGCCAGGGCCCGGGCGCCCGTGACCAGCACTGGCCGGCCATCGAAATACTCGACCTTCCGCTGACCCAGACCGTTGCCGATACCCGCCTGGCCACCCGGCGCATGGTCGAGCGTGGCGTGGCGATGATCGCCGTGCTCGGTGGCGACGGCACCCACAAGGCAGTCGCTGCCGAGGCCGGTGACATACCGCTGCTGACGCTGTCCACCGGCACCAACAATGCCTTCCCCGAACTGCGTGAAGCTACCAGTGCGGGCCTGGCCGGCGGCCTGCTCGCCAGCGGCCAGGTACCGGCCAGCATCGGCCTGCGCCGCAACAAGCGCCTGCTGGTGAAAGTACCCGAGCAACAGCTTGCCGAATGGGCCCTGGTGGAAGTGGCGGTATCGCCCCAGCGCTTCATCGGTGCCCGTGCACTCAGCCGCAGCGAGGACCTGTGCGAAGTCTTTGCCTGCTTCGCCGAGCCCCACGCCATTGGCCTGTCGGCCTTGTGCGGGCTGTGGTGCCCGGTGTCACGCCAAGACCCGCGTGGCGCCTGGGTGCGCCTGAACCCCGGTGCCGAGCAGGCGCTGCTCGCGCCCCTGGCGCCCGGCCTGCTGCAAGGTTGCGGCATCACCGCCAGCGGCCCGCTGATGCCCGGAGTCGCACATCGCCTGAGCCTGGCCAGCGGCACCCTGGCCCTGGACGGCGAGCGGGAAATCGAATTCGCCGAGCACGACACGCCCACCATCACCCTCGACCACCAAGGCCCGCTAAGCGTGGATGTCGAGGCCGTCCTGGCGCATGCCGCCCGCCATCACCTGCTGGCCGTGCCGCGCGGCCACCGGCTGCACCCTGCAAACCCGCGTTGA
- the accB gene encoding acetyl-CoA carboxylase biotin carboxyl carrier protein, which produces MDIRKVKKLIELLEESGIDELEIKEGEESVRISRHSKTPAAQQFYAPAPMAAAPVAAPVAAAAPVAEAEAAAAAPALKGTVIRSPMVGTFYRKPSPTSPNFAEVGQSVKKGDTLCIVEAMKMMNHIEADVGGVIDAILVEDGQPVEFDQPLFTVV; this is translated from the coding sequence ATGGATATCCGTAAAGTCAAGAAACTGATCGAGCTGCTGGAAGAGTCTGGCATCGACGAACTGGAGATCAAGGAAGGCGAAGAGTCGGTCCGTATCAGCCGTCACAGCAAGACCCCAGCTGCCCAACAGTTCTACGCACCTGCGCCGATGGCTGCCGCACCTGTTGCTGCCCCGGTTGCCGCTGCTGCTCCAGTCGCCGAAGCCGAAGCCGCAGCCGCTGCCCCGGCCCTGAAAGGCACCGTGATCCGCTCGCCAATGGTAGGTACCTTCTACCGCAAGCCTTCGCCGACCTCGCCGAACTTCGCAGAAGTTGGCCAGTCGGTGAAGAAAGGCGACACCCTGTGCATCGTTGAAGCCATGAAGATGATGAACCACATCGAAGCCGATGTTGGCGGTGTCATCGACGCCATCCTGGTAGAAGACGGCCAGCCGGTTGAGTTCGACCAGCCGCTGTTCACCGTCGTTTGA
- a CDS encoding alpha-ketoacid dehydrogenase subunit beta, which translates to MARKISYQQAINEALAQEMRRDNTVFIIGEDVAGGAGAPGEDDAWGGVLGVTKGLYHQFPGRVLDAPLSEIGYVGAAVGAATQGLRPVCELMFVDFAGCCLDQILNQAAKFRYMFGGKAVTPLVMRTMYGAGLRAAAQHSQMLTSLWTHIPGLKVVCPSSPYDAKGLLIQAIRDNDPVIFCEHKLLYSMQGEVPEEVYTVPFGEANFLRDGDDVTLVTYGRMVHVALEAANNLARQGIDCEVLDLRTTSPLDEDSILESVEKTGRLVVIDEANPRCSMATDISALVAQKAFGALKGPIEMVTAPHTPVPFSDALEDLYIPDAAKIEAAVRKVIEAARSAA; encoded by the coding sequence ATGGCAAGAAAGATCAGCTACCAGCAGGCCATCAACGAAGCCCTGGCCCAGGAAATGCGTCGCGACAACACCGTGTTCATCATTGGCGAAGACGTTGCCGGCGGCGCCGGCGCACCCGGCGAGGATGACGCCTGGGGTGGCGTGCTGGGCGTGACCAAGGGCCTGTACCACCAGTTCCCCGGCCGCGTGCTGGACGCACCACTGTCGGAAATCGGCTACGTCGGCGCTGCCGTCGGTGCCGCCACCCAGGGCCTGCGCCCGGTGTGCGAACTGATGTTCGTCGACTTTGCCGGCTGCTGCCTGGACCAGATCCTCAACCAGGCTGCCAAGTTTCGCTACATGTTCGGCGGCAAGGCGGTCACCCCGCTGGTGATGCGCACCATGTACGGCGCCGGCCTGCGTGCGGCCGCCCAGCACTCGCAGATGCTCACCTCGCTGTGGACGCACATCCCCGGCCTGAAGGTGGTGTGCCCTTCTTCCCCTTACGATGCCAAGGGCCTGCTGATTCAGGCGATCCGCGACAACGACCCGGTGATCTTCTGTGAGCACAAGCTGCTGTACAGCATGCAGGGCGAGGTGCCGGAAGAGGTGTATACCGTGCCGTTCGGCGAGGCCAACTTCCTGCGCGATGGTGACGACGTGACCTTGGTCACCTATGGCCGCATGGTCCACGTAGCACTTGAAGCCGCCAACAACCTGGCCCGCCAGGGCATCGACTGCGAAGTGCTGGACCTGCGCACGACCAGCCCGCTGGATGAAGACAGCATTCTTGAAAGCGTGGAAAAAACCGGCCGCCTGGTGGTGATCGACGAAGCCAACCCGCGCTGCTCGATGGCCACCGACATCAGCGCGCTGGTGGCGCAAAAGGCTTTCGGCGCCCTCAAGGGCCCGATCGAAATGGTCACCGCACCGCACACTCCGGTGCCGTTCTCCGATGCCCTGGAAGACCTGTACATCCCTGACGCGGCGAAGATCGAAGCGGCCGTGCGCAAGGTGATCGAAGCCGCAAGGAGTGCCGCATGA
- the aroQ gene encoding type II 3-dehydroquinate dehydratase, which yields MATLLVLHGPNLNLLGTREPGHYGAVTLAQINQDLEQRARAAGHHLQYLQSNAEYELIDRIHAARNEGVDFILINPAAFTHTSVALRDALLAVSIPFIEVHLSNVHKREPFRHHSYFSDVAVGVICGLGASGYRLALESALEQLAANAQPK from the coding sequence ATGGCAACGCTACTGGTGCTCCACGGCCCCAACCTCAACCTGCTCGGTACTCGCGAGCCTGGCCATTACGGCGCCGTGACCCTGGCCCAGATCAACCAGGACCTGGAGCAACGTGCCCGCGCCGCGGGCCACCATCTGCAGTACCTGCAGAGCAATGCCGAATACGAACTGATCGACCGTATTCACGCGGCACGCAACGAGGGTGTGGACTTCATCCTGATCAATCCGGCTGCTTTCACCCACACAAGCGTCGCATTACGTGACGCATTGCTTGCGGTGAGCATCCCATTCATCGAAGTGCACCTGTCCAACGTGCACAAACGCGAACCGTTCCGTCACCACTCCTACTTTTCCGATGTTGCCGTAGGAGTGATCTGCGGCCTGGGCGCCAGCGGTTATCGCCTGGCCCTGGAGTCCGCGCTGGAACAACTGGCTGCCAACGCACAGCCCAAATGA